Proteins from a single region of Rhea pennata isolate bPtePen1 chromosome 4, bPtePen1.pri, whole genome shotgun sequence:
- the LOC134140094 gene encoding uncharacterized protein LOC134140094 has protein sequence MAVGGAAKMHFQTLNNSPGEQRALSRLEECICFTAYRRPIVRRALTAHTTKRNAHHKSKHTRLRGDCFFFKIRGSSIKSGLERGTEQTAASALNVPRDGAKQLHPWPKGWSAKPETAGINSAAAATLDSTQLPCRRTAAELLWDKPRQASEEGVFKSSPRGSSSISVCGASRCPACAAGRRALGAPCRGAARGPRQERIQGQLFTSHCRLGQEHHEGTASRASCLSPCVHKAAGPEGFNCSQWPCFFPRGYKKAPFHGVIVPGDTSCDPC, from the exons ATGGCAGTTGGGGGTGCTGCTAAGATGCACTTCCAAACTCTGAACAACAGTCCTGGAGAACAGAG GGCTCTCTCAAGACTGGAAGAATGTATCTGCTTTACAGCTTACAGAAGACCTATAGTCAGAAGAGCGCTGACTGCACATACCACAAAGAGGAATGCT catcACAAGTCAAAGCACACCAGACTTAGAGgagattgcttctttttcaagATCAGAGGAAG CAGTATAAAGAGCGGGCTGGAGAGGGGCACAGAGCAAACTGCTGCCAGCGCCTTGAACGTGCCCAGGGATGGTGCCAAGCAGCTTCATCCTTGGCCGAAAGGCTGGAGCGCAAAGCCTGAGACCGCTGGGATAAactctgctgcagctgccacGCTTGACTCCACACAGCTCCCCTGTCG CAgaactgctgcagagctgctgtgggaCAAGCCGAGACAAGCATCTGAGGAGGGCGTGTTTAAGAGCAGCCCACGCGGATCTTCCAGCATTAGCGTCTGTGGGGCTTCCCGATgtcctgcctgtgctgctgggcGACGTGCCCTGGGGGCTCCCTGCCGAGGTGCTGCACGAGGACCGCGGCAGGAGCGGATCCAAGGGCAGCTCTTCACCTCCCACTGCCGCCTGGGCCAAGAGCACCACGAAGGTACggccagcagagcaagctgCCTGTCCCCCTGTGTTCACAAGGCTGCAGGGCCTGAGGGTTTTAACTGTAGTCAGTGgccctgtttttttccaaggggGTACAAGAAGGCGCCCTTTCATGGTGTGATCGTTCCTGGGGACACCAGCTGTGACCCTTGCTAG